In the genome of Eggerthella sp. YY7918, one region contains:
- a CDS encoding cytochrome c3 family protein, producing MTDTQTTIPGQTKEAAPTKRMRRPKKPAIIVSILFVVIAAGAVGFGIWHEQPSFCNAICHSPMDTYYESYDEGTGMARIHKEAHVTCLDCHETSFGQQLSEAWTWVIGDFSEPLDMMNYDDSTCLTCHISEEFQAAKTDLIEFNPHADAHQALACTDCHKSHNEQVNYCSNCHDNGGQRMITWPLEGHQIPEAEEKEAS from the coding sequence ATGACTGATACGCAAACGACTATCCCTGGTCAAACCAAAGAAGCCGCACCCACGAAACGCATGAGACGACCGAAGAAACCTGCTATTATTGTCAGCATTTTGTTCGTTGTTATTGCCGCCGGAGCGGTCGGATTTGGAATCTGGCACGAGCAGCCAAGCTTTTGCAATGCCATCTGCCACTCCCCCATGGATACTTACTATGAATCTTATGATGAGGGTACTGGCATGGCTCGTATACATAAGGAAGCTCACGTCACCTGTCTTGATTGCCACGAAACCTCTTTTGGACAACAGCTCTCAGAAGCGTGGACTTGGGTCATCGGGGACTTTAGCGAGCCGCTGGATATGATGAACTATGATGACAGTACGTGTCTAACCTGTCATATATCCGAAGAATTTCAGGCAGCAAAAACCGACCTGATTGAATTCAACCCGCACGCCGATGCACATCAGGCACTCGCGTGTACCGACTGCCACAAGTCGCACAACGAGCAGGTTAACTACTGCTCAAACTGCCACGACAACGGTGGTCAGCGCATGATCACCTGGCCTTTAGAGGGACATCAAATACCTGAAGCAGAGGAGAAAGAAGCAAGCTAG
- a CDS encoding FAD-dependent oxidoreductase, protein MSGIDFGRREFLKVAGLAAVGSATAAALVGCGARSDGNSSQNGDHILGWSEINFAHDTDVLVIGAGPSGLATAYTAASAGAQTLVIEKQLSYGGDAANAANGWVAPESQVCADLRPEEAVSMEDTLAAFKETYADNQYYYEIVEAWEHGLDSWFSTCVYDFGAKFMESGHACSYSGFFLPPQGVGEAADIWEAVYTGVENSGVQFLFNMKADTFIVNEDNQITGLRCYDLTNEKWVDIKAKSIVIATGGFAANQEMVAKYYPDYYNKGCIVSQSTGDGINLALSLGAATYGIEGGVLPDGNQGFAGPCNYNPHLENIHVAQTMGRSFSILPTTGKRFYDETMVHEAPFACLNAGAYSWWAIWDSQITEGPNAKSVARAEAERVEGNSVEELAAKMNMPASMLQEAFDDYATICANQVDPDFGRTMFLENLEPPYYALQVYPVRYKTHGGLKVSANDEVLDESDNPIPGLFAAGSAAGTVHILPAGGSGVVAGKAAAAYAQSA, encoded by the coding sequence ATGAGTGGCATAGATTTTGGAAGAAGGGAATTTCTAAAGGTAGCGGGGCTCGCGGCGGTGGGATCCGCAACTGCAGCTGCACTCGTTGGCTGCGGTGCAAGATCGGATGGAAATTCGAGCCAAAACGGAGATCATATACTGGGATGGAGTGAAATAAACTTCGCTCACGATACTGATGTACTGGTTATAGGCGCTGGCCCGTCTGGCCTTGCAACCGCCTACACTGCGGCAAGCGCAGGCGCACAAACGCTTGTCATTGAAAAACAACTGTCCTATGGCGGAGATGCAGCCAATGCCGCAAACGGATGGGTAGCTCCCGAGTCGCAGGTGTGCGCCGATCTTCGACCCGAAGAAGCAGTTTCTATGGAAGATACCCTGGCCGCCTTTAAGGAGACCTATGCAGACAACCAGTATTACTACGAAATCGTCGAAGCCTGGGAGCACGGGCTTGATAGCTGGTTTAGCACCTGTGTATACGACTTCGGCGCAAAGTTTATGGAAAGCGGTCACGCCTGCTCGTATTCTGGTTTCTTTCTTCCCCCGCAAGGCGTTGGCGAAGCTGCCGACATTTGGGAAGCCGTCTATACAGGTGTAGAAAACTCCGGTGTGCAGTTCTTATTCAACATGAAGGCGGATACGTTCATCGTAAACGAGGATAACCAGATAACAGGCTTGAGGTGTTATGACCTTACCAATGAAAAGTGGGTCGATATCAAAGCGAAGAGTATTGTTATTGCTACCGGTGGATTCGCTGCTAACCAAGAGATGGTTGCAAAATACTATCCTGACTATTACAACAAAGGCTGCATTGTTTCTCAAAGCACCGGAGATGGCATTAACCTTGCCCTATCGCTCGGCGCTGCGACCTACGGTATTGAGGGCGGTGTACTTCCCGACGGAAATCAGGGCTTTGCCGGTCCATGTAATTACAATCCGCATCTGGAAAACATCCATGTAGCGCAAACTATGGGACGATCGTTTTCTATTCTTCCCACAACCGGCAAACGCTTTTATGACGAAACCATGGTTCATGAAGCGCCTTTTGCCTGCCTTAATGCCGGCGCTTACAGTTGGTGGGCTATTTGGGACAGCCAGATTACAGAGGGCCCTAACGCCAAGTCGGTTGCACGTGCCGAAGCGGAACGTGTCGAAGGCAATTCCGTCGAAGAGCTTGCTGCAAAAATGAACATGCCCGCATCCATGCTGCAAGAGGCTTTTGATGATTACGCGACCATTTGCGCAAACCAAGTAGATCCCGACTTCGGGCGCACTATGTTCTTGGAAAACCTTGAACCTCCTTATTATGCTCTGCAAGTGTACCCCGTGCGGTACAAAACGCACGGAGGCCTAAAAGTAAGTGCAAATGATGAGGTTTTAGACGAATCCGACAACCCTATTCCCGGTCTGTTTGCTGCAGGAAGCGCCGCTGGCACAGTACATATTTTGCCTGCCGGAGGCTCGGGTGTCGTTGCTGGCAAAGCCGCTGCCGCTTACGCGCAGTCCGCGTAA
- a CDS encoding SH3 domain-containing protein — protein sequence MNKARLCKTTLAGFGAAVLLSVGLAVPAFAANEAVTTMATTAPLNLRNASSLNGAVIDVMPEGTSVPVYGMTADGWYHVKYNDKIGFCYFQYLNFEGSENGTVHDGKTTTMYATAPLNVRAQPNTNSAILGSLAVDEGVPVSAKHDGWFTVNYKGADAYCYGAYLGFGQGGYNPDPEDTAGNNTMNQMVTTAPLNVRTAPSMDGRIIGSFVAGETVNVIGVEGDWCKVKFGDTTGYSHADYLQ from the coding sequence ATGAACAAGGCAAGGCTTTGCAAGACGACGCTCGCTGGCTTTGGTGCTGCCGTGTTGCTCTCGGTCGGTTTGGCGGTCCCGGCGTTTGCTGCCAACGAGGCAGTCACCACAATGGCCACCACCGCACCGCTCAACTTGCGCAACGCATCCAGTCTCAACGGCGCCGTGATCGACGTTATGCCTGAGGGCACATCGGTACCGGTCTACGGCATGACGGCCGATGGCTGGTATCACGTGAAGTACAACGACAAGATAGGGTTCTGCTATTTCCAGTACCTGAACTTTGAAGGCTCCGAGAACGGTACCGTGCACGACGGCAAGACCACCACGATGTATGCCACCGCACCTTTGAACGTGCGTGCTCAACCCAACACGAACAGCGCCATTTTGGGCTCGCTCGCCGTGGATGAGGGCGTGCCGGTTAGCGCCAAGCACGACGGTTGGTTCACGGTGAACTACAAGGGTGCCGACGCATATTGTTACGGTGCCTATTTGGGTTTTGGCCAGGGCGGTTATAACCCCGACCCCGAGGATACAGCTGGCAACAACACGATGAACCAGATGGTTACGACTGCGCCGCTCAATGTGCGTACGGCTCCCAGCATGGATGGGCGTATCATCGGTTCGTTTGTTGCAGGTGAGACGGTGAACGTGATAGGCGTAGAAGGTGACTGGTGCAAAGTGAAGTTCGGCGACACTACCGGTTACTCCCACGCCGACTACTTGCAGTAA
- the pheS gene encoding phenylalanine--tRNA ligase subunit alpha gives MEEVAALREQTLAHIAQAADTAALEQVRVAVLGKAGSLTGYLRSMGQVPKEERAQVGKTVNEVRVEIETALTERKAALEAAELSAAIDAAAVDITLPGRAQQMGTRHLINAIADEISEIFLGLGYTVAHGPEVETDYYNFEALNAPADHPSRGLADTFYVVDRSGVDTGVRGESEVLLRTQTSGVQVHAMEDRELPIYVIAPGKVYRRDVADPSHLPQFHQIEGLVVDKGITFGDLKGTLDFLCKQVFGPERKTRFRAHYFPFTEPSAEVDVSCGICHGEGCRMCKGTGWLEILGCGMVDPNVLSMSGIDPEEYSGFAFGMGVERIACLKYNVPDLRMLLEGDMRFLRQF, from the coding sequence GTGGAGGAAGTGGCCGCGCTACGCGAGCAAACGCTCGCACATATCGCACAAGCGGCCGATACCGCCGCGCTCGAGCAGGTGCGTGTGGCCGTGCTCGGCAAGGCGGGCTCGCTTACGGGGTATCTGCGCAGTATGGGACAGGTGCCCAAGGAGGAGCGTGCGCAGGTTGGCAAAACGGTGAACGAGGTGCGCGTGGAGATTGAAACCGCACTGACTGAGCGCAAGGCGGCGCTTGAGGCGGCCGAGCTGTCGGCTGCTATCGATGCGGCGGCGGTGGACATCACGCTGCCCGGTCGCGCCCAGCAGATGGGTACGCGTCATCTCATCAACGCCATTGCCGACGAGATCAGTGAAATCTTCCTTGGGTTGGGCTACACGGTGGCTCATGGACCCGAGGTGGAAACTGACTACTACAACTTCGAAGCGCTCAATGCGCCGGCCGACCATCCCAGCCGTGGTTTGGCCGACACGTTCTATGTGGTGGACCGCTCCGGTGTCGACACGGGCGTGCGTGGCGAGTCTGAGGTGCTACTGCGTACGCAGACCTCTGGTGTACAGGTGCATGCAATGGAGGATAGGGAACTGCCCATCTATGTGATCGCGCCCGGCAAGGTGTATCGTCGCGATGTGGCCGATCCCAGCCACTTGCCTCAGTTTCACCAGATCGAAGGCCTGGTGGTGGACAAGGGCATCACGTTCGGCGATTTGAAGGGCACGCTCGATTTTCTCTGCAAGCAGGTGTTTGGGCCCGAGCGGAAAACGCGCTTCCGTGCGCATTACTTCCCGTTCACGGAACCCTCGGCTGAAGTGGACGTGAGCTGCGGCATCTGCCATGGCGAAGGGTGTCGCATGTGCAAGGGGACCGGTTGGTTGGAAATCTTAGGTTGCGGCATGGTGGACCCCAACGTGCTGTCCATGTCGGGTATCGATCCGGAAGAGTATTCCGGGTTTGCGTTTGGTATGGGGGTAGAGCGAATCGCCTGCCTGAAGTACAACGTGCCAGATTTGCGCATGCTTTTGGAAGGCGACATGCGGTTCTTGAGGCAGTTTTAG
- the pheT gene encoding phenylalanine--tRNA ligase subunit beta, whose product MKVSLKWLSEYVEVPTDIKALCDRLDLTGTGVEGVEKTGAAFDGVVVGYVETCEMHPDSDHMHVVKVNVGADEPIQIVCGAPNIAAGIKVPVATVGAVLPGDFKIKKSKLRGVTSCGMCCSRRELGMGSEHDGIWILPDEAPVGMPFAQYAKLVDTVLDLEITPNRPDCLSVVGMARELGAMYQRNWVNPLADAAAKLSLDTTATPVDKAVRVTIEDALRCPRYTARVIRGVKVGPSPDWMVERLAAIGQRSINNIVDVTNYILFLYGQPLHAFDLDKLTGSEGLAHIVVRAAEEGEHLTTLDGEARTLTSDMTVIATPEQGAVALAGVMGGLDTEVTDDTVNILLEAATFEAGRTSRTSRNLGLISESSMRYERGVDDHDIDARSAAAAALIVEVAGGTVSAAATNDAGIVDEWPLVSESVELEFRISRFCAMVGADIPRDFIADILTRLGCVVIPANEPDFLYVTAPTFRPDLEREIDLYEEVLRLWGMDRIPATLPGGRGRFGTRSQTEHVLDTINDALRASGLNETMTYSFAEPSDLEHLRMSPEGLGEAVELINPLNADQSVMRQSIIPGLLRSVAYNQSRGVKNVQLYEIGVVFFAAEGRKQPKERRRVAAVLAGAMHDGGWNNAPAAFDFFDGKGVVENLARELALPKLRFKALTADEAPHLQPGRGAQVLSGGTVLGWVGEVHPLAVDAFDASAPVVAFELDVEALVKSARPAREYVDVPTFPAVSMDVAFVVDEAVTCEKLMQCMTSAGGKLLEDARLFDVYRDEERVGVGKKSMAFALTYRATDRTLTSEEVDKAHERLIKKVSGATGAEVRG is encoded by the coding sequence ATGAAAGTATCTTTGAAATGGCTCTCCGAATATGTGGAGGTGCCTACGGATATAAAGGCGCTGTGCGACCGGCTAGATTTGACAGGGACGGGCGTGGAAGGCGTGGAAAAGACGGGCGCGGCGTTCGATGGCGTGGTCGTGGGGTATGTGGAAACCTGCGAGATGCACCCCGACAGCGATCATATGCATGTGGTGAAGGTGAACGTAGGTGCCGACGAGCCAATTCAAATTGTGTGCGGAGCGCCGAACATTGCAGCAGGAATCAAAGTGCCGGTGGCCACCGTAGGCGCAGTGCTGCCGGGGGACTTCAAGATCAAGAAGTCGAAGTTGCGCGGCGTAACCAGCTGCGGTATGTGCTGCTCTCGGCGCGAACTGGGCATGGGAAGCGAGCACGACGGCATTTGGATTCTGCCCGACGAGGCGCCTGTGGGTATGCCGTTTGCGCAGTATGCGAAGCTGGTTGATACGGTGCTCGATCTGGAGATTACGCCGAATCGCCCCGATTGTCTTTCGGTGGTAGGCATGGCGCGCGAGCTGGGCGCGATGTATCAGCGTAACTGGGTAAATCCTCTCGCCGATGCGGCGGCTAAGCTTTCGCTGGATACGACCGCAACGCCGGTTGATAAGGCCGTGCGCGTCACCATCGAAGATGCACTGCGCTGTCCGCGCTACACCGCACGTGTCATTCGCGGCGTCAAAGTGGGGCCGAGTCCTGACTGGATGGTCGAGCGACTTGCTGCTATCGGTCAGCGCTCTATAAACAACATCGTCGATGTGACCAATTACATTTTGTTCTTGTACGGTCAGCCACTGCATGCGTTTGACCTGGATAAACTTACCGGATCAGAAGGTTTGGCGCACATTGTCGTGCGCGCTGCGGAAGAGGGCGAGCATCTGACTACGCTCGATGGAGAGGCGCGCACGCTTACCTCCGATATGACAGTCATCGCTACGCCCGAGCAGGGTGCAGTGGCGCTGGCCGGCGTCATGGGCGGGTTGGACACCGAAGTCACCGACGACACGGTGAATATCTTGCTGGAAGCTGCCACGTTTGAGGCGGGCCGCACCAGTCGCACCAGTCGCAACCTCGGTCTTATTTCCGAAAGCTCCATGCGCTACGAGCGCGGAGTGGACGACCACGACATAGATGCACGTTCTGCCGCCGCGGCCGCTCTTATCGTAGAAGTGGCGGGTGGAACGGTAAGCGCCGCTGCAACTAACGATGCCGGTATCGTTGACGAATGGCCGCTCGTGTCCGAGTCGGTGGAGCTCGAGTTCCGTATTTCGCGCTTCTGCGCCATGGTGGGTGCCGACATCCCGCGCGATTTCATCGCCGACATTCTTACACGACTTGGCTGCGTGGTGATACCAGCTAATGAACCCGACTTTCTTTATGTTACGGCTCCGACGTTCCGCCCCGACCTCGAACGTGAAATCGATCTCTACGAGGAAGTTCTGCGTCTGTGGGGCATGGATCGCATTCCCGCCACGCTGCCCGGTGGTCGCGGTCGCTTTGGTACGCGTTCGCAGACCGAACACGTGCTGGACACGATAAACGACGCGCTGCGCGCGAGCGGCCTGAATGAAACGATGACCTACTCGTTCGCCGAGCCGAGCGATCTTGAGCATTTACGCATGAGCCCTGAAGGGCTGGGTGAGGCTGTTGAACTTATCAATCCGCTCAACGCCGACCAGTCGGTCATGCGGCAGAGTATTATCCCTGGTCTTCTGCGCAGCGTGGCGTACAACCAAAGCCGCGGTGTGAAAAACGTGCAGCTCTACGAGATAGGTGTGGTGTTTTTTGCCGCCGAGGGCCGCAAGCAGCCCAAGGAGCGCCGTCGTGTGGCCGCCGTGCTAGCTGGTGCTATGCATGACGGTGGGTGGAACAATGCGCCTGCTGCGTTTGACTTCTTTGACGGCAAAGGCGTGGTGGAAAATCTCGCCCGCGAACTGGCGCTTCCGAAGCTGCGTTTCAAGGCTCTGACTGCCGACGAAGCTCCGCATCTGCAACCGGGTCGCGGCGCACAGGTGCTCTCCGGCGGTACCGTGCTTGGCTGGGTGGGCGAGGTGCACCCGCTGGCCGTGGACGCCTTCGACGCGAGCGCGCCGGTTGTGGCATTTGAGCTGGATGTGGAAGCGCTCGTGAAGTCGGCTCGCCCCGCGCGCGAGTACGTGGACGTACCGACGTTCCCCGCGGTGTCTATGGATGTGGCTTTTGTCGTAGACGAGGCAGTGACCTGCGAAAAACTTATGCAGTGCATGACTTCTGCGGGTGGAAAGCTTTTGGAAGACGCGCGCCTGTTCGACGTCTATCGCGACGAAGAGCGCGTGGGCGTTGGCAAGAAGTCCATGGCCTTCGCGCTTACCTACCGTGCAACAGATCGTACGCTTACCAGTGAAGAAGTCGACAAGGCTCACGAACGCCTCATCAAAAAAGTAAGCGGTGCTACCGGCGCCGAAGTTCGCGGGTAG
- a CDS encoding TVP38/TMEM64 family protein, which translates to MNDDAKLRRERIVFVVLLVGFLATVAVLILLHGHTVLAFLTDGHRVQQQVERLGALAPFALGVLVVLQEITVVVPSEPLELAAGYAFGFWEGAAIYLAASVVGCLAIIGIVHVAGERVLRLFLTPKRRAQLQDLRKSQRFDLAILVAFFIPGLPKDILAYAAALAGMSPVHLVVVTTLGRMPSVVAATLASSYAAQGDWKATLGVFAITATLALAGLLVYRALKHHVENKSHAKP; encoded by the coding sequence GTGAACGACGACGCAAAATTGCGGCGCGAGCGTATTGTTTTTGTCGTACTGCTTGTCGGTTTTCTTGCGACGGTGGCAGTGCTCATCTTGCTTCATGGGCACACCGTGCTCGCATTTCTCACTGATGGGCATCGCGTACAGCAACAGGTGGAGCGCTTGGGTGCGCTTGCTCCTTTTGCGCTGGGCGTGCTTGTGGTGCTGCAGGAGATCACGGTTGTCGTGCCCAGCGAGCCGCTTGAATTGGCGGCGGGCTATGCCTTTGGCTTCTGGGAGGGTGCGGCCATATATCTGGCTGCAAGCGTAGTGGGCTGCCTTGCTATCATCGGTATTGTGCACGTGGCGGGCGAGCGCGTGTTGCGGCTATTTCTTACACCCAAGCGACGTGCCCAGCTTCAGGACTTACGGAAGTCTCAACGTTTCGATCTGGCTATTCTCGTGGCTTTCTTCATTCCGGGGCTGCCGAAAGATATTCTTGCCTATGCGGCAGCACTTGCGGGCATGAGTCCCGTGCACCTTGTGGTTGTGACCACGCTTGGGCGTATGCCTTCGGTGGTGGCGGCCACGCTCGCCTCGTCATACGCTGCTCAAGGCGACTGGAAAGCTACGCTTGGCGTATTTGCTATAACGGCAACCCTGGCGCTTGCGGGTCTTCTTGTCTATCGCGCCCTCAAGCACCATGTCGAGAACAAATCTCACGCTAAACCCTAA
- a CDS encoding methionyl aminopeptidase, whose product MYDGQEQPGRNDECWCGSGRKYKKCHLAFDERLEELANQGFEVPARSLLKTPEDIEGIKRSAAINIGVLDYVAEHIGPGVTTGEIDRWVYDYTTEHGGIPADLDYEGYPKSVCTSVNEVVCHGIPSDDHMLGEGDIVNVDCSTILDGYFSDSSRMFCIGEVSPERRRLVEETKKAMEAGIAAVKPWGFVGDIGAAVHAHAQSCGFTVVREFGGHGIGHEFHEDPFVSHVAEAGTGMVLVPGLVFTIEPMINAGEQPIDMSDPNGWTVRTADGSDTAQWEVQVVVTEDGCELLSW is encoded by the coding sequence ATGTACGATGGACAGGAACAGCCCGGCCGCAACGATGAGTGCTGGTGCGGAAGCGGGCGTAAGTATAAAAAGTGTCACCTCGCCTTCGACGAGCGACTGGAGGAACTCGCCAACCAGGGCTTTGAGGTTCCCGCACGCAGCCTTCTTAAAACCCCGGAAGATATCGAGGGTATCAAGCGCAGTGCCGCCATTAATATTGGCGTGCTCGACTACGTGGCCGAACACATTGGTCCGGGTGTGACCACGGGAGAGATCGATCGGTGGGTGTATGACTACACGACCGAGCACGGCGGCATTCCGGCCGATTTGGATTACGAAGGGTATCCCAAAAGCGTTTGCACGTCGGTAAACGAGGTGGTTTGCCACGGCATCCCTTCCGACGATCACATGCTTGGTGAAGGCGATATTGTAAACGTCGACTGTTCGACCATTCTGGACGGCTACTTTTCCGATTCGTCGCGCATGTTTTGTATCGGGGAGGTTTCCCCCGAACGTCGTCGCCTGGTTGAAGAAACGAAGAAAGCGATGGAAGCGGGCATCGCAGCCGTAAAGCCGTGGGGTTTTGTCGGCGATATTGGTGCTGCGGTACATGCGCACGCGCAGTCGTGCGGCTTTACGGTTGTGCGCGAGTTCGGCGGCCATGGCATCGGACACGAGTTTCACGAAGACCCCTTCGTGAGCCATGTGGCCGAGGCGGGTACGGGTATGGTCTTGGTGCCTGGTCTGGTGTTTACTATCGAGCCGATGATAAACGCGGGCGAACAACCCATCGATATGAGCGATCCGAATGGATGGACGGTTCGAACGGCCGATGGCAGCGATACGGCTCAATGGGAAGTGCAGGTGGTAGTCACCGAGGACGGTTGCGAACTGCTCAGCTGGTAG
- a CDS encoding glutamate synthase: MAMRPTALEVCTYGTGMLCTDQETASSGVITLETDHVMVANERIRQAFDHAGAVEVRGAFAQRYLGCALPRGKLLRVCDAVGAEAACYLDGGTVEVFGDAQEQTGAAMNDGCVIVHGRCGDAVGCEMRGGTIFVRDTGGWYVGTRMEQAGQRQAALVIGGDVGGFLGERMTGGIIVLLGKPGVHLGAGMRGGVIYLRHQLEEDAVPKGLTQEPMQQADRAILGNLLARYNNYFATERGRKVDESGAGFVRLTPHDKASYVV; encoded by the coding sequence ATGGCTATGCGACCTACCGCCCTTGAAGTATGTACGTATGGCACCGGTATGCTTTGCACTGATCAAGAGACAGCGAGCTCAGGCGTTATCACGCTCGAAACCGATCATGTTATGGTTGCCAATGAACGTATTAGACAGGCCTTTGACCATGCGGGCGCAGTGGAAGTGAGGGGAGCATTTGCCCAGCGCTATCTCGGATGTGCGTTGCCGCGAGGCAAACTTCTCAGGGTGTGTGATGCGGTGGGTGCCGAGGCTGCCTGCTATCTGGACGGTGGCACGGTTGAAGTGTTCGGCGATGCTCAAGAACAAACAGGTGCTGCCATGAATGATGGCTGTGTGATTGTGCACGGACGTTGTGGCGACGCGGTGGGTTGCGAGATGCGTGGCGGTACGATCTTTGTTCGCGACACAGGTGGGTGGTATGTTGGCACACGTATGGAGCAGGCTGGACAGCGGCAGGCGGCACTTGTCATCGGAGGTGATGTCGGCGGCTTTCTTGGAGAGCGGATGACAGGCGGCATCATCGTTCTGCTGGGCAAACCGGGGGTTCATTTGGGTGCAGGTATGCGGGGCGGTGTCATCTATTTGAGGCACCAGCTTGAAGAAGATGCCGTCCCGAAAGGCCTCACGCAGGAGCCAATGCAACAGGCCGATCGCGCCATACTCGGCAATCTTTTGGCGCGCTATAACAACTATTTTGCCACCGAGCGCGGAAGGAAGGTCGATGAATCTGGTGCGGGGTTTGTGCGTTTGACACCGCACGATAAGGCTTCATACGTGGTTTGA
- a CDS encoding peptidylprolyl isomerase, which yields MSNEGKKVKTHYTGTLDDGTKFDSSVDRGEPIEFVCMAGQMIPGFDNAVKDMAPGETKTVHIPAAEAYGEYDEDKVQQIPVDQIPNGDQLPVGQTIYMMAPNGQPFPVLVRAVEDGLATFDLNHELAGKDLNFEITLVEVAD from the coding sequence ATGAGCAACGAAGGTAAAAAGGTAAAGACTCACTACACGGGCACGCTTGACGATGGAACGAAGTTCGATTCATCGGTCGATCGCGGCGAGCCCATCGAGTTTGTTTGCATGGCGGGCCAGATGATCCCCGGCTTTGATAATGCAGTAAAAGACATGGCCCCCGGCGAAACCAAAACGGTGCATATTCCTGCCGCCGAGGCATATGGTGAGTACGACGAAGATAAAGTGCAGCAAATCCCCGTCGATCAGATTCCGAACGGTGACCAGCTTCCCGTTGGTCAGACCATCTACATGATGGCTCCGAACGGTCAGCCTTTCCCCGTGCTGGTGCGTGCAGTCGAAGATGGCCTTGCAACGTTCGACTTGAACCACGAGTTGGCTGGCAAAGATCTCAACTTTGAAATCACCCTTGTTGAGGTTGCAGACTAG